The sequence below is a genomic window from Nostoc flagelliforme CCNUN1.
AGTAATTTCAAAACCGAGAGTTTTTAAATAATTACAAGGGTCAATTACTGCATTATGCTCAGTGGCAACAGTAATAATATGCTGACCTTTTTTAAAATAAGCTTCAGCAACACCTTTAATAGCTAAATTATTCGCTTCTGTTGCACCACTGGTAAAAACAATTTCTTCAGGAGTGGCGTTAATTGCTGCTGCTAAAATCTCTCGCGTTTGTTTGACAGCAGCTTCTGCTTCCCACCCATAAACATGACCGATACTAGATGGGTTGCCAAATTTTTCTGTGAAGTAGGGGAGCATTGCTGCTAATACTCGTTCATCTACGGCTGTAGTAGCGTGGCAATCAAGGTATATAGGACGAATAGACATAATTATTAACTCAAACTTTGACTCAAATTTTTTAATACACTTAGAACTTGATACAATTCATTTTTTCTTCTCAACAGCGTAAATTCATCAGACAACGCATACTTTGGTATATTTTGTTTAGTCAGTTTTACAAAAATGAAATGACTACCATTTGTTACTAATCCAAAAGTAGGTTTGTCTTGATTAGGATTAGCCAACATATAAACAAGTGCTTGAGGTACGGCTTCTAAAAGAGAAAAGCTAGATCTTTTAGATTCAATTACTAACAACCAAAATTGCTCTTGAATAACTAAAATATCAATTCTACCTCTAATGATTTCTCCTTCATCTTCCGCAGAAATTCTTATTGATTCTTCGCCTCTCATATAAAAAGGCTCATCATAAAATCCAGCTAAATTCAGTAAAGGAGATAAAACTACTAATTTTACCGTTTCTTCTGACAAAGGAGGACGCTTGACTAAGCGGAGAAAATGAAGTTTTATTCTGTCTAAATCTTGCTTTTCTAAATCTGTAATTTCCGGTAAATTTTCAAACCATTCCCTGAAGAATGCCTCATCTTCGGCTAGCTGTAGACTAAATTTTTCCTCCAAATAGGCAAGCCCGACATTTTGTGCTTGGATAAATTGAACCATAATTAATTTAAAAGATGCAATATAACTATTATGACACTGTTGCAGTATTAACCTAGATAGGAACAGCAAAGATAATTAGCTTACAATTTGACCTATTTTTTTTAATATGTTCAAAACTTTATATAATTCATTTTCGCGTCTATATAAAGTGAATCTATCAGATAAATCATATGTTGGTTGATCTTGTTTTATCAACTTTATAAATTGAAAATCTTCTCCATTCATTACCAATGAATATGCAGGGTTTTCAGGGTGAGGATTTGCCAGCATATAAGTCAGTGCTTGAGGAATCGCCTTTGCCAAGGAAAAACTAGACCTTTTAGATTCAATTATTAGTAACCATAGCTGATTTTGAAGAACTAATACATCAATTTTGCCTTTGATAATTTCTTTAGTATATTCTGTGTTTACTTCATTCTCAATGAGAACTTCTTCACTAATTTCTACACTCTCTTCTGTAGTGATGTAAAAAGGATGACGATAAAAATCAGCTAAATCTAGCAACGGAGATAATACTACCAATTTTACTGCTTCTTCAAAAAGAGGAGCATTTTCCAGCACATTGAGATAGTTATTTTTAACTCTGTCTAAGGATTGCTTTTCTAATTCGGAAATTTTAGGTATGTAGTCAAACCACTCTGTAAAAAATTGCTCATCTTCAGATTTATATAGAGCAAATTTTTCCTTTAAGTAGGCAAGAGTGACATTTTGGGCTTGGATGACTTGAATCATGTTTATTTCAAATTGCGAAAAGTCTAGTTCCTTGCTTTAATCATCACGCTGGCAGTTGCTAGAGTAATTTAACGTAGCATTGCTGTAGCTATACCTGCATTCAGTCGCGTTATGTGGCTGCTAATTCCCGTAATTTAGTTAAAACTGCCATAGCATGACCTTTGGTTTTCACATTCGGCCAAGCATAGACAATAATTCTATCAGGTGAAATTAGGAAAGTTGAGCGAACAACACCCATATATTCTTTGCCCATAAATTTTTTTAAGCGCCAAGCGCCGTAGGCTTCTGTCAAAATATGTTCTGGGTCGCTTAAAAGAGTGATTGACAAGTTATGTTTGCTGATAAATTTACAATGGGACTTACCCAAATCGGGACTCACGCCTAAGATTTTCGTTCCTAGTGCGCTGAAGTCTTGATATAACTCGGTGAAATCTTTTGCTTCGGTGGTACAACCGGATGTGTCATCTTTGGGGTAGAAGTAAAGGACAACCCACTGACTGCTAAGGTCGTCGAGAGTGACTAAATTGCCATTTTGGTCAGGGGTGGAGAAATTTGGCGCTGGTTGTCCGACTTGGGGAATGTTGGTCATGATGGAGGGTGTGAGAGATTGCGTAAGCGTAGCTCGTCGTAGATAAAACTGTACATATATTAGGCTATTAGGCTATGCTTTTTCCCATTAGCGATAATGTGCTTGTATATTATTCTGACAGATGAATAAAGAAGACGATACTTTATACAACAAGCTAACGTTTAAATAAAAAGGTTTTAATACTTGCTTCAAAAATTGATAAATTCTGTTCAAATTCATGTTTGCGGCCAGAATATAATATAGTCCAAAGAGTACCGCTATCTTTAATTATATATTTTACTTCTCTGCTATTTTTGCCTAATTGTATAATTCTCCCTACATAGTAACCTTCAATTTTATATATCTTTTTATCTAATAGAATAAACCCATTTTCTCCAGATTCATTGAGTAAATTGTTAAAATTAGTCCCAGGGTAAATTCGCTCATTTATTATCATAACAATAGAGCCAAGAGAAGTAGAATTAGCAGTATTAGTGTCAAAAGCCCAGATGGAAAACGCTGAAGGATTTTGTTTGACTATTTGAGCAAAGTTCTCAAGGTCTGGATTATGACTTCCTAAACTTGTTCTTAATTCGTCTAATTTCTCGCTTAAATCTCCACCTTCCCAACTTGGAGGCAACCATAATTGTGCACCGCCACCCTCAAACTTCTTCCAACCAGATGGAACACCTGAAGGTATATTTTCTTCGGAAATAGAAGGTTTTTGCCTCGTTGAATCAGTATTTAATTGCTCAGAATTATTTGCCAATTCCTCAGAATTACTTGCTTGTAGCTCAGTTGGTGTTGAAGTCACACGTCGCTGACTTGGATGAGATTGAAAAGTTTTATGAATTACCAAACTACCGAATTTAATTAAAATAAGTATAGCGAAACCAATTGCCGTACCTGTGGATTGAGCAGTCTTGTTAGAAAATATATTTATTTGAGTTTTTGAAGATTCAATTTGAGTAGTCACTGAGGTTTTAAGTTGCTTACTTTGTTTAGGCTTTTCTATTTCTGTAGGTGGTAATTGTGATGCTGAAGAACCAGTAGAATATGCCTGCACAGTTGAATTAATTTCTGATAGACACCTCAAAATCATCTGGGCATTTTGAGGACGCTTACCAGGAAATGCTTCCATCAGATAATCAATCAAACCAGCTACCTGCTTAGATATTTGTAAGGCACTGTCTCGCCACATTAACTTACCAGTTCGCGGGACAGTTTGCCCTGACAGTCTAGCCTTACTAGGATATTCACGTCACTAGTAAAAATTAGGACAATGAGCTATGCCTGCGGTTCTTGCAAGCTTATGCACTCATTCATCTTTGCTTACCATGAAAAAAGTTCTCTCATAAGGTTGAGAGCGATCGCTTATATTTATCCGCGATAATAATGACTTAGCCTACAAGTGTTTTTGTTTATTTATTCCCACCCTTCAAAGTTCAGATGTCTAAAGATATGCAACGCGAATTTACCAACCGCGATGAGTTGGTAGCCTACCTGCGCGAACAATTCCCAGATGCGGCACAACGTGATGACCACATTAGTGAAACCGTGGGAGGACGCAAAGCGGCACAGAAAGCACTGCAACAAATAGATCCGGTAAGCTACGCGCAAACACGTAATTTTTTCGCAGGCGCAGTCACGCGACTTTCGCCTTACATCCGTTATGGCGTTTTGAGTTTGCGAG
It includes:
- a CDS encoding peroxiredoxin, whose protein sequence is MTNIPQVGQPAPNFSTPDQNGNLVTLDDLSSQWVVLYFYPKDDTSGCTTEAKDFTELYQDFSALGTKILGVSPDLGKSHCKFISKHNLSITLLSDPEHILTEAYGAWRLKKFMGKEYMGVVRSTFLISPDRIIVYAWPNVKTKGHAMAVLTKLRELAAT
- a CDS encoding restriction endonuclease subunit R, whose product is MVQFIQAQNVGLAYLEEKFSLQLAEDEAFFREWFENLPEITDLEKQDLDRIKLHFLRLVKRPPLSEETVKLVVLSPLLNLAGFYDEPFYMRGEESIRISAEDEGEIIRGRIDILVIQEQFWLLVIESKRSSFSLLEAVPQALVYMLANPNQDKPTFGLVTNGSHFIFVKLTKQNIPKYALSDEFTLLRRKNELYQVLSVLKNLSQSLS
- a CDS encoding type I restriction endonuclease; amino-acid sequence: MIQVIQAQNVTLAYLKEKFALYKSEDEQFFTEWFDYIPKISELEKQSLDRVKNNYLNVLENAPLFEEAVKLVVLSPLLDLADFYRHPFYITTEESVEISEEVLIENEVNTEYTKEIIKGKIDVLVLQNQLWLLIIESKRSSFSLAKAIPQALTYMLANPHPENPAYSLVMNGEDFQFIKLIKQDQPTYDLSDRFTLYRRENELYKVLNILKKIGQIVS